A segment of the Symmachiella macrocystis genome:
TTGGAGTTATTCCAGCCGTTCGTGATTCGCCGCCTGAAGGATCTCGGGCATGCGGATACCATCAAGAGCGCTAAGCGGATGCTCGAACGCAAGGACGAGGATGTTTGGGACATTTTGGATGCGGTGATTCGCAATCACCCCGTCATGCTCAACCGTGCTCCGACTTTGCACCGTATGGGAATTCAGGCGTTCGAACCGACGCTGATCGAAGGGAACGCCATCATGGTGCACCCGTTGGTCTGCAAAGGTTTTAACGCTGACTTTGATGGCGACCAGATGGCGGTCCACTTGCCGCTGTCGATCGAAGCCCAGGTCGAAGCCACAACGCTGATGATGTCGACGAACAACATTTTCAGCCCGGCCAATGGTGCGCCGATTATTAGTCCGTCGCAAGACATCGTGATGGGTAGTTATTACCTGACACTCTCCAAGCCGGATCGTCCCGGCGAGGGCACGGTTTTTGCGTCGGTGGCCGAAGTCCATATGGCGGTTGCTCAAAACAAGGTCACCACGCATGCTCGGATTAAACTCCGATTGGCATCCGATACGCAGATCAAAGGGGAAGGCGCCGAGACCTTTAAGCCCGGTGGTTTGATTGACACGACCGTCGGCCGCGTGATCTTCAACGACGATGTGGTCGCCCAAGGGATGCCCTATTACAACCTCACCATGCGGAGCAAGGACCTGGCGAACGTCGTTTCTGACTGCTACCAGATCCTGGGACGGCGGGCAACGATTGAATTGCTGGATCGCATGAAGGCACGTGGGTTCCAAGAATCCACGCGGAGCGGCCTCTCGTTTGCCACCAGTGACCTGAAGATTCCGCCCAACAAAGATAAAGTCATCGGCGAAGCGGAAAAGAAAGTGCTGCAACAACAGAAGTTGTTTGATCGCGGTATTATCACGAACCAGGAACGGTACAACCAGGTGCTCGACACCTGGACGCACGCCCGTGAACAAATTACGGCTGCGATGATGGAGGAACTGGAGAACGACGTCCGTGGTGACGGTTCGTATGTGAATCCGATCTTCCTCATGGCCAACTCTGGTGCCCGTGGTGGTGTGGAACAGATTCGCCAATTGGCTGGTATGCGGGGTCTGATGGCCAAGCCGAGTGGTGAAATCATCGAGACACCGATTAAGGCCAACTTCTGTGAAGGGTTGACCGTGTTGGAATACTTCAGTTCCACGCATGGTGCCCGCAAAGGTTTGGCCGATACGGCACTCAAGACAGCCGATAGTGGTTACCTGACGCGGAAACTGGCCGACGTGGCCCAAAATATGGTTGTCACGTCCTACGACTGCGGCACCATCCAAGGGATTACGCGTGGTGTTGTTTATCGGGGCGAAAAAGTTGAAGTCAGCCTGACCGACGCGATTTTGGGACGTGTCAGCCGGACAAACATCGTCAATCCGATCACCGACGAACTAATCGTCCGGGAAGGCGAATTGATTACTGTCGCCATCGCCCACAAGATTGAGCAGTTGGGACTGGAGAAAATCCAGGTCCGCAGCCCGATGACCTGCGAGGCACAACTCGGGATTTGCCGTTTGTGTTACGGTATGGATCTCTCGACCGGTTCGTTGGTCGAGGAAGGTATGGCTGTGGGGATTATCGCTGCTCAGAGTATCGGCGAACCGGGAACACAGTTGACGATGCGGACGTTCCACATTGGTGGGACCGCCTCTCGCGAAATTGAAGAAAGCGAAATCCGCACGAAACGTGCCGGTAAAGTTCGCTTTGCTCGCATTCGCAGTGTGGTGAACAACGAAGGCCAAAACGTGGTCTTGGCGCGAAGCGGCGAAATCATCCTGTTGGATGCCAAGGAGCGGGAACTCGAGAAGTATACGATCCCCAACGGAGCGGTGATCGTCGCCCAAGAGAACCAAGAAGTGCAACCGGGCGACCTGCTTTGTACGTGGGATCCTCACTCGGTGCCGATTCTTGCTGAAGTCGGCGGTAAAGTCCGCCTCGAAGAATGTGTCGAAGGGATTTCGGTTCGGTCGGAAACGGAGGCCAGCGGAAACGTCCGCTTGACCGTTATCGAGCACAAAAGCGATTTGCATCCGCAGATTATTTTGGAAGACGGTACGGGCAAGATTCTCGACTTCTATTACCTGCCTGAACGTGCACACATTGAAGTAGGCAACGGTCAGCAAGTCACCGCTGGAATGGTCTTGGCCAAGACGCCGCGTGAAGCGGGCGGAACGCAGGACATCACCGGTGGTTTGCCGCGGGTGACCGAACTCTTCGAAGCACGGCGTCCCAAAGACCCGTCGGTTGTTGCCGAGATCAATGGTGAGATCGACCTGGTCAGTGAAAAGAAACGTGGCAAGCGGGTGATTATTGTCCGCGGCGAAGACGGCACTGAGATCGAGCACATCATTCCGCACGGAAAGCACTTGCGGGTGCATGCCAAAGATCTGGTCAATGCGGGGGACCAACTTGTCGATGGCCCGTTGGTTCCGCACGATATTCTGCGCGTCAGTGGCGAAGAAGCCGTACAGCAGTATTTGCTGCGTGAAGTGCAAAACGTCTATCGTTCGCAACGTGTGGAAATCGACGATAAGCATATCGAAATCATCGTCGCCCAGATGTTGCGTAAAGTCGGCATCGAAAGCGTGGGCGATACCACCTTGTTGCCCGGTATTGTGATCGACAAATTCGAGTTCCGCCGCATCAACCAACAGTTGATGGAATGCGTTCGCGTGGTCGATCCGGGTGATACCGAATTC
Coding sequences within it:
- the rpoC gene encoding DNA-directed RNA polymerase subunit beta', yielding MSTGEAAYDRINDYGAVKIGLASPHDIRGWSFGEVKKPETINYRTYRPERDGLFCERIFGPEKDWECACGKYRGMKYKGMICDRCGVKVTHSRVRRKRMGHIELAAPVVHIWFFKSMPSRLGSLLNMKTTSLEKVVYFQDYVVIDPGDTPLRERQLLTEEEARHARAKYGDDSFEIEMGAEAVKKLLGKLKLVELSHELRNELRETGSQQKMKDLIKRLKTVESLRDSDNHPEWMVLDVIPVIPPDLRPLVLLDSGNFATSDLNDLYRRIINRNTRLKKLVDLNAPEVIVRNEKRMLQQSVDALFDNSRCKRPVLGSSNRPLKSLTDMIKGKQGRFRENLLGKRVDYSARSVIVVGPELKLHQCGLPKKIALELFQPFVIRRLKDLGHADTIKSAKRMLERKDEDVWDILDAVIRNHPVMLNRAPTLHRMGIQAFEPTLIEGNAIMVHPLVCKGFNADFDGDQMAVHLPLSIEAQVEATTLMMSTNNIFSPANGAPIISPSQDIVMGSYYLTLSKPDRPGEGTVFASVAEVHMAVAQNKVTTHARIKLRLASDTQIKGEGAETFKPGGLIDTTVGRVIFNDDVVAQGMPYYNLTMRSKDLANVVSDCYQILGRRATIELLDRMKARGFQESTRSGLSFATSDLKIPPNKDKVIGEAEKKVLQQQKLFDRGIITNQERYNQVLDTWTHAREQITAAMMEELENDVRGDGSYVNPIFLMANSGARGGVEQIRQLAGMRGLMAKPSGEIIETPIKANFCEGLTVLEYFSSTHGARKGLADTALKTADSGYLTRKLADVAQNMVVTSYDCGTIQGITRGVVYRGEKVEVSLTDAILGRVSRTNIVNPITDELIVREGELITVAIAHKIEQLGLEKIQVRSPMTCEAQLGICRLCYGMDLSTGSLVEEGMAVGIIAAQSIGEPGTQLTMRTFHIGGTASREIEESEIRTKRAGKVRFARIRSVVNNEGQNVVLARSGEIILLDAKERELEKYTIPNGAVIVAQENQEVQPGDLLCTWDPHSVPILAEVGGKVRLEECVEGISVRSETEASGNVRLTVIEHKSDLHPQIILEDGTGKILDFYYLPERAHIEVGNGQQVTAGMVLAKTPREAGGTQDITGGLPRVTELFEARRPKDPSVVAEINGEIDLVSEKKRGKRVIIVRGEDGTEIEHIIPHGKHLRVHAKDLVNAGDQLVDGPLVPHDILRVSGEEAVQQYLLREVQNVYRSQRVEIDDKHIEIIVAQMLRKVGIESVGDTTLLPGIVIDKFEFRRINQQLMECVRVVDPGDTEFHADDIVPAETLEEVNSQVEAAGATPASSARPRPATANTMLLGITKAAVQSESFISAASFQETTKVLTEAALASKSDNLVGLKENVILGHLVPAGTGFYTHQQAEVRIKPEALQELKEEKERILQARFNLLNEGDELPAGEARPLQPPQPPQPPQPAEPQSDPQPQSLPQGSSESPIIPDEAMDVSRGEAGGAAAPESGE